In Rhodothermales bacterium, the following are encoded in one genomic region:
- a CDS encoding DUF3857 domain-containing transglutaminase family protein gives MPRTRFIFLLIPFLLAAYANAQDAPFRISAAPAWVEMAPLPAPDPVPTDEISDGLYYLRIDEQHRVEGRSVDFFSRTAYAVVNTQGIQNGSQLAIDFDPTYQALTLHFVRIHRNGVILDRLDPADVRILQRETELEYQIYDGTLTASIILEDIQTNDLIEYAFTLAGDNPIFEGTYASGFNARLDIPVKELTYRLIWPADRTLNIRSYGVEVEPEISLLDGAREYRWRFTDVPALVPDDQLPYWYNPFPWVQVSEWESWQAVAAWGRLLFDRVDHPSDQLKQEVDRIRAGHATPKERLAAALRFTQDEIRYMGIEIGVNSHEPRSPAEVLQKRFGDCKDKSLLLVAMLRELGIEAHPVLVNTIDAREMDRWLPAAGLFDHAIVRATLDDTVYWFDPTSSLQRGTADAIHQPDYDQALVLEPGANALTWMYPPVVGLPLSEIEEEIDLRNGLDAPAAYTITSTYRSENADYMRGVFAGSSRQELEKNYLNYYAEMYPHISSAGVLEIEDDEATNVLRVKEYYRIDSLWTREGRRSSAYFYPLEFSALLEKPSTRIRTMPIGIAHPVHLNQTTRIHLPEPWPVESTVTSVEDPAFSYQGVVSSGHQIVTIANSYRTNTDFISVEAIPAYIDNVERVENQLGYELYREASILETDFPWPISLVGLAALLGLVLFFMRRKKTPAPNSAPPSGL, from the coding sequence ATGCCGCGCACCCGTTTCATCTTCCTTTTAATTCCCTTTCTTCTGGCCGCGTACGCGAACGCCCAGGACGCCCCCTTTCGCATCAGCGCGGCGCCGGCGTGGGTCGAAATGGCTCCATTGCCCGCCCCCGACCCCGTGCCGACCGACGAGATCAGCGATGGACTTTATTACCTTCGCATCGACGAACAGCACCGCGTCGAGGGGCGATCGGTGGACTTCTTCAGCCGCACCGCCTATGCCGTCGTCAATACGCAGGGCATCCAGAACGGCTCGCAGCTGGCCATCGACTTCGACCCCACGTACCAGGCCCTCACGCTCCACTTCGTCCGCATCCACCGAAACGGCGTGATCCTCGACCGGCTCGACCCGGCCGACGTGCGCATCCTCCAGCGCGAAACCGAGCTCGAATACCAGATCTACGACGGCACGCTCACGGCGTCGATCATCCTGGAAGATATCCAGACCAACGACCTCATCGAATACGCCTTCACGCTCGCCGGCGACAACCCGATCTTCGAGGGCACCTACGCCAGCGGTTTCAACGCCCGCCTCGACATCCCCGTCAAAGAGCTCACGTATCGCCTGATCTGGCCGGCCGATCGGACTCTGAATATCCGCAGTTACGGCGTCGAGGTAGAGCCCGAGATCAGCCTCCTGGACGGTGCCCGCGAGTATCGGTGGCGCTTCACGGATGTGCCTGCGCTCGTACCCGATGACCAGCTGCCGTACTGGTACAATCCCTTTCCATGGGTCCAGGTCAGCGAGTGGGAAAGCTGGCAGGCCGTAGCGGCATGGGGGCGTTTGTTGTTCGACCGGGTGGATCACCCGTCGGATCAATTGAAGCAGGAGGTGGATCGTATTCGCGCCGGCCATGCCACGCCGAAGGAGCGCCTGGCCGCGGCGTTGCGGTTCACGCAGGATGAAATCCGGTACATGGGGATCGAGATCGGCGTGAACTCGCACGAACCCCGCTCGCCGGCCGAGGTCCTCCAGAAACGCTTTGGCGACTGCAAGGACAAGTCGCTCCTCCTCGTCGCTATGCTCCGCGAACTCGGCATAGAGGCGCACCCCGTACTGGTCAACACCATCGACGCACGGGAAATGGACCGTTGGTTGCCGGCTGCCGGCCTGTTCGACCACGCCATCGTCCGTGCCACCCTCGACGATACGGTCTACTGGTTCGATCCCACCAGCTCGCTCCAGCGCGGCACGGCCGACGCGATCCACCAACCGGATTACGATCAGGCGCTCGTCCTCGAGCCCGGGGCCAACGCTCTCACCTGGATGTACCCGCCTGTGGTGGGACTTCCCCTCAGCGAGATCGAGGAAGAGATCGACCTCCGCAACGGCCTCGATGCCCCCGCCGCGTACACGATCACCTCGACCTACCGGAGCGAAAACGCCGATTACATGCGCGGTGTCTTCGCCGGCTCGAGCCGGCAGGAGCTGGAGAAGAACTACCTCAATTATTATGCGGAGATGTATCCGCATATCTCGTCCGCCGGCGTCCTGGAGATCGAAGACGACGAGGCCACGAATGTGCTGCGGGTGAAGGAGTATTATCGGATCGATTCGTTGTGGACGAGGGAGGGCCGGCGCTCGTCCGCCTATTTCTACCCGTTGGAATTCAGCGCCCTGCTCGAAAAACCATCCACCCGGATCCGCACCATGCCGATCGGCATCGCTCATCCTGTCCACCTGAACCAGACGACCCGTATCCACCTGCCCGAACCCTGGCCCGTGGAGTCGACCGTCACTTCGGTGGAAGACCCGGCGTTTAGCTACCAGGGTGTCGTCAGCTCCGGCCATCAGATCGTGACCATCGCGAACAGCTACCGGACCAACACTGACTTTATCTCGGTCGAGGCCATCCCCGCCTATATCGACAACGTCGAACGCGTGGAAAACCAACTGGGGTACGAACTGTACCGCGAGGCATCGATACTCGAAACGGATTTCCCGTGGCCGATTTCACTCGTCGGCCTCGCGGCGCTACTCGGCCTCGTTTTATTTTTCATGCGCCGAAAAAAAACGCCCGCGCCCAACAGCGCCCCTCCCTCCGGCTTATGA
- a CDS encoding ThuA domain-containing protein: MNRILLVALVVLVGCDRPTETPAPEPAAAIHALLVGGGSSHDFNRWFDQEDTAVLRKAGVDVIYTDRPADIGAALDTLDVLILANNQPIEDASLRAAIEAFATAGKGLVLYHPAVWYNWKDWPAYNRDLVGGGSESHGPYGPFTVTLLDSTHAITLGVEPSFTLDDELYRFAIDPAGPGIDVLATGHEADSGTDFPVVWTVRHPSARIAGLTLGHDAAAHELPAFRQILVNSVRWAAGNVE; this comes from the coding sequence GTGAACCGCATACTGCTCGTCGCCCTTGTTGTCCTGGTTGGTTGCGACCGCCCGACCGAAACGCCGGCCCCTGAACCCGCCGCCGCCATTCACGCCTTGCTGGTGGGTGGAGGCTCGTCACACGACTTCAACCGCTGGTTCGACCAGGAGGATACGGCCGTGTTGCGCAAGGCCGGCGTCGATGTCATCTACACCGATCGACCGGCCGACATCGGCGCGGCGCTCGACACCCTCGACGTCCTCATCCTCGCCAACAACCAGCCCATCGAAGACGCATCGCTCCGCGCCGCGATCGAAGCGTTCGCCACCGCCGGCAAAGGCCTCGTGCTGTACCACCCGGCCGTGTGGTACAACTGGAAAGACTGGCCGGCCTACAACCGCGACCTCGTCGGCGGCGGTTCCGAGAGCCACGGTCCCTATGGACCCTTTACGGTCACCCTCCTGGATTCCACCCATGCCATCACCCTCGGCGTCGAGCCTTCGTTTACACTGGATGACGAGCTCTACCGCTTCGCCATCGACCCCGCCGGCCCCGGCATCGACGTGCTCGCCACCGGCCACGAAGCCGACTCCGGCACCGACTTCCCGGTGGTGTGGACCGTCCGCCACCCGTCCGCCCGCATCGCCGGCCTCACCCTCGGCCACGACGCCGCCGCACACGAACTCCCCGCCTTCCGGCAGATCCTGGTCAATAGCGTCCGTTGGGCCGCCGGGAATGTAGAATGA